The Lytechinus pictus isolate F3 Inbred chromosome 17, Lp3.0, whole genome shotgun sequence genome contains a region encoding:
- the LOC129279901 gene encoding uncharacterized protein LOC129279901 — protein sequence MGIWIVFIVLVLMTGGTKSQDQTIYLSDEGTTTITSPNYPANYYNNADIVLLMIAPTGIRIRLQFSDFQISDGDSLTVYVGLTDLFSDATRIATLSGSSLPDDISSTGSYMWLHFTSDDRWRRKGFSLSVSTIEPDEHEVINMTSEESMMNITSPNYPDEYDNNVGVLWQVIAPIGSRIRVQFNGFDLDNGSYSREGDSLIVFQGLANSLEKVTQRALLSGSSLPLEISSIGSYLWLWFTSDYSETKKGFSFSVGLVKPDWACDFQDVPCQLVTGSGSWEIGNINNYYYILTTDDSSSFTINHTFTSREGILSFARWQRDSGSLSVTVCKTQDPYLYGDTQGYIVYEYISYKCERAQDIEITFTATGMRLSSVLDIQLYETLVPVTETTSLSTDAYTRSSVSVPSWSTTQPTSHQMSNSIRGSSTMSTKESTENAVTKSEASTDSSVPSLQGNLRGQNTAAIAAACSVVGLVVLVVVIIILYIRKRSRNPEMAAPHEKDEDDSNMYNNPVYCSKDGGLPIPDLIVGTTSNDGPSPRAPLKPADVDSQYEEFEGHRHIKTNIVDSQPHGDAFSGITSESGELNPVTYYSPEDPSTIDVNDDALNEDDYHTYEQAINPRPSKKPKEATMDQIGTGSLYQDLDKPSPSTNVYSSLDTKRDLPQHGTQNGGKDGQTDGSAVLDDELEYNALTFNKSSDITRALKTPAGVSDIKANNGYGVLDLPKEGHSEQSPQLHNDDVYNTIEGSPQEQDITKEMPAESFSGYQALNHRQQDDQISRQGLNPKKVTPVSPGDYQSLSTGPKGPGPKMEASGSDQPDDEPEYHSYQDPSKMDMNGPVPRELDASSSDQYNILDSGKEVGDYHVYQHTNEYGMDEGTYEDINSKTSHDEEYSTVDQIQDPKAVDAAKFEPIYSDEVYSEFQ from the exons ATGGGGATATGGATTGTATTTATCGTGCTCGTACTGATGACAGGTGGCACTAAATCTCAAGATCAAA CCATCTACTTGAGTGATGAAGGAACAACGACTATTACGTCTCCAAATTATCCGGCGAATTATTACAACAATGCTGACATCGTGTTACTGATGATAGCTCCCACTGGGATCAGGATCAGGTTACAATTCAGTGATTTCCAAATATCGGACGGGGATTCCCTAACGGTCTATGTTGGATTGACAGATTTGTTCTCTGACGCCACAAGGATAGCAACACTTTCAGGATCTTCACTACCTGATGACATTTCATCAACTGGCTCCTATATGTGGCTTCATTTTACATCAGATGACCGATGGAGGAGGAAAGGATTCTCCTTATCAGTCAGTACAATCGAACCGGATGAACATG AAGTCATCAATATGACCAGTGAAGAATCAATGATGAATATAACTTCTCCAAATTACCCAGATGAATATGACAACAATGTCGGAGTGCTGTGGCAGGTAATAGCTCCTATTGGCTCCAGGATCAGGGTACAGTTCAATGGATTCGATCTTGACAATGGTTCATATTCTCGAGAAGGTGATTCTCTTATTGTCTTTCAGGGGCTGGCAAACTCTTTGGAGAAAGTCACTCAAAGAGCTCTTCTTTCGGGATCTTCGCTTCCTCTCGAAATATCATCCATCGGATCATATCTATGGCTTTGGTTCACATCAGATTATTCAGAGACGAAGaaaggattttcattttcagtcgGTTTAGTCAAGCCAG ACTGGGCTTGTGATTTTCAAGACGTCCCCTGCCAACTGGTGACTGGTAGTGGAAGCTGGGAAATTggaaatatcaataattatt ACTACATTTTAACAACAGATGATTCATCAAGTTTCACCATTAATCACACCTTTACATCAAGAGAAGGCATACTATCATTTGCTCGTTGGCAGCGAGACTCTGGTTCTCTAAGTGTGACGGTTTGCAAGACACAGGACCCCTACTTGTATGGGGACACTCAGGGATATAtcgtatatgaatacatttcatACAAGTGCGAAAGAGCCCAAGATATCGAG atAACTTTCACGGCTACGGGGATGAGACTTTCAAGTGTTCTTGACATACAGCTCTATGAAACTTTAGTTCCTGTTACAG AGACAACATCTCTATCAACTGATGCTTATACCAGGTCAAGTGTGTCCGTTCCTTCTTGGTCAACAACACAACCGACAAGCCATCAGATGTCTAATTCAATCAGGGGCTCTTCAACCATGTCAACAAAGGAGTCAACAGAAAACGCTGTGACAAAATCGGAAGCCTCAACTGATAGCTCAGTACCATCTCTACAAGGAAATTTACGAG GGCAAAATACAGCTGCAATTGCAGCAGCATGTTCTGTTGTTGGTTTAGTGGTACTTGTCGTGGTCATAATTATTCTATATATCCGTAAAAG ATCCCGAAATCCAGAGATGGCTGCACCCCATGAAAAAGACGAGGACGATTCCAACATGTATAACAACCCAGTGTATTGTTCAAAAGATGGAGGCCTTCCGATCCCAGACTTGATCGTCGGTACGACTTCCAATGACGGCCCTTCTCCCCGTGCACCACTAAAACCAGCTGACGTTGACAGTCAGTATGAAGAATTCGAAGGCCATCGCCATATAAAGACAAACATTGTTGATTCCCAACCCCATGGTGATGCCTTCAGTGGTATCACATCCGAGAGTGGAGAACTGAATCCAGTCACTTATTACTCTCCCGAAGATCCATCCACCATTGATGTTAACGATGACGCCCTCAACGAGGATGATTATCACACCTACGAACAAGCTATCAACCCACGGCCATCAAAGAAACCAAAGGAAGCAACAATGGACCAAATAGGAACCGGCAGTTTGTATCAGGACTTAGACAAACCGTCGCCATCAACGAATGTTTATTCTTCTCTTGATACGAAAAGGGATTTGCCCCAACATGGGACACAAAACGGTGGGAAAGATGGACAAACAGATGGTTCTGCTGTTCTTGACGATGAGTTGGAGTACAACGCGCTCACCTTCAATAAGTCATCAGACATCACCCGGGCATTAAAGACGCCAGCTGGTGTATCAGATATAAAGGCAAACAATGGATACGGTGTCCTCGATCTACCAAAAGAAGGCCACTCGGAGCAGTCTCCACAGCTTCACAACGACGATGTTTATAATACCATTGAGGGTTCTCCACAGGAGCAAGACATCACGAAAGAAATGCCTGCAGAATCGTTCAGTGGGTACCAAGCTCTGAACCATCGACAACAGGACGATCAGATTTCTCGACAAGGTCTCAATCCCAAAAAGGTCACCCCAGTATCCCCTGGAGATTACCAAAGTCTATCAACTGGCCCAAAAGGTCCAGGACCAAAGATGGAAGCATCCGGCTCAGATCAGCCAGATGATGAACCCGAATACCACAGCTACCAAGATCCAAGTAAAATGGACATGAATGGACCCGTTCCTCGAGAACTGGATGCCTCTTCGAGTGACCAGTACAATATCCTCGATTCTGGAAAGGAGGTAGGAGATTACCACGTGTATCAACATACAAATGAATATGGTATGGATGAAGGAACATATGAAGATATTAACTCGAAGACAAGCCACGACGAAGAATATTCTACTGTAGATCAGATCCAAGACCCTAAGGCAGTAGACGCAGCCAAATTTGAACCAATATATAGCGATGAGGTTTACTCCGAGTTTCAGTAA
- the LOC129279940 gene encoding uncharacterized protein LOC129279940 isoform X1 has translation MIFRYHNGQGNKMVLRYINCTVSVLVILLEILSARAGSWNCTFESGDCGITQLGNAINPHWTVRTATSGSKYYRAIINKISDRSGTYATFNLPSVSYPSSRSGILSFRFFYYTNDPSPLYGSLRVTACEGEDPIFSEGDLPRQWYFRQVPFTCASSVKISFTAIRGSNPTTIGVDDISLTEIRHTTTELVTTKTLQATTAFARSSSPTMSTLVLNTQRAQRGFTSSGGSNGAVAPAVSSVLCVIGICLVVTCYVFWRKRRGTNKTDDKEPGNNDDLYINPIYSSQDTTHFKHDLLTRPPVGTHPQETNKAQEDTEECVEYEGYVGQGSPLHRCPSSDIDLSRYSNKRDHSSQEGRLDVGIAADEENEQSSDDLERVTESPFYENYTASETTYEAKGAPMYYSYEGGNSGQGQNSATENGRIEDFEPLYSEEVYGDFQ, from the exons ATGATATTTCGATACCATAACGGCCAAGGAAACAAAATGGTGCTCAGGTATATAAATTGTACGGTCTCAGTTCTAGTGATTTTATTGGAAATTCTATCGGCCCGTGCTGGAT CGTGGAATTGCACATTCGAATCGGGTGACTGCGGGATTACTCAATTAGGGAACGCAATAAATCCGCATTGGACTGTTCGAACAG CTACAAGTGGAAGCAAGTACTACAGAGCAATCATTAATAAAATCTCCGATCGTTCTGGAACGTATGCAACATTCAATCTACCATCTGTATCGTATCCGAGTTCTAGAAGTGGTATCTTGTCATTTCGTTTCTTTTACTACACCAATGACCCGAGCCCGCTGTATGGATCTTTAAGAGTCACAGCTTGTGAGGGTGAGGATCCCATCTTTAGTGAGGGTGATCTTCCAAGGCAGTGGTACTTTAGACAAGTACCTTTCACCTGTGCATCATCTGTTAAG ATATCTTTCACCGCTATCCGAGGGTCCAACCCAACGACCATAGGAGTTGACGATATTAGCTTGACAGAAATACGACATACTACAACTG aatTGGTGACAACCAAAACTTTGCAAGCAACAACCGCTTTCGCAAGAAGTAGTTCACCGACTATGTCGACTCTTGTTTTGAATACCCAACGTGCTCAACGTGGTTTTACAA GTAGCGGAGGATCGAACGGCGCAGTGGCACCTGCAGTATCATCAGTCCTTTGTGTTATTGGTATTTGCTTGGTGGTGACATGCTACGTCTTCTGGAGAAAGAG ACGCGGAACAAACAAGACCGATGATAAAGAACCAGGTAACAATGATGACCTGTACATCAACCCAATATACTCATCCCAGGATACTACTCACTTCAAACATGACCTCCTGACTCGGCCTCCTGTAGGTACCCATCCTCAAGAAACGAACAAAGCTCAAGAAGATACAGAGGAATGCGTGGAATACGAAGGATATGTCGGGCAAGGTTCTCCTCTGCACCGTTGTCCTTCTTCAGACATTGATCTTAGCAGATATTCAAATAAACGCGATCACTCTAGTCAAGAAGGGCGATTGGATGTCGGCATCGCCGCTGATGAGGAAAACGAACAAAGCTCTGATGATCTTGAACGGGTTACAGAATCACCGTTTTACGAGAACTATACAGCATCGGAGACCACATATGAGGCGAAAGGGGCACCTATGTATTACAGCTACGAGGGCGGTAATAGTGGACAAGGGCAAAATTCTGCCACTGAAAACGGCCGGATTGAGGACTTTGAACCTCTATATAGCGAAGAAGTATATGGCGATTTTCAGTAG
- the LOC129279940 gene encoding uncharacterized protein LOC129279940 isoform X2 yields the protein MIFRYHNGQGNKMVLRYINCTVSVLVILLEILSARAGSWNCTFESGDCGITQLGNAINPHWTVRTATSGSKYYRAIINKISDRSGTYATFNLPSVSYPSSRSGILSFRFFYYTNDPSPLYGSLRVTACEGEDPIFSEGDLPRQWYFRQVPFTCASSVKISFTAIRGSNPTTIGVDDISLTEIRHTTTGSGGSNGAVAPAVSSVLCVIGICLVVTCYVFWRKRRGTNKTDDKEPGNNDDLYINPIYSSQDTTHFKHDLLTRPPVGTHPQETNKAQEDTEECVEYEGYVGQGSPLHRCPSSDIDLSRYSNKRDHSSQEGRLDVGIAADEENEQSSDDLERVTESPFYENYTASETTYEAKGAPMYYSYEGGNSGQGQNSATENGRIEDFEPLYSEEVYGDFQ from the exons ATGATATTTCGATACCATAACGGCCAAGGAAACAAAATGGTGCTCAGGTATATAAATTGTACGGTCTCAGTTCTAGTGATTTTATTGGAAATTCTATCGGCCCGTGCTGGAT CGTGGAATTGCACATTCGAATCGGGTGACTGCGGGATTACTCAATTAGGGAACGCAATAAATCCGCATTGGACTGTTCGAACAG CTACAAGTGGAAGCAAGTACTACAGAGCAATCATTAATAAAATCTCCGATCGTTCTGGAACGTATGCAACATTCAATCTACCATCTGTATCGTATCCGAGTTCTAGAAGTGGTATCTTGTCATTTCGTTTCTTTTACTACACCAATGACCCGAGCCCGCTGTATGGATCTTTAAGAGTCACAGCTTGTGAGGGTGAGGATCCCATCTTTAGTGAGGGTGATCTTCCAAGGCAGTGGTACTTTAGACAAGTACCTTTCACCTGTGCATCATCTGTTAAG ATATCTTTCACCGCTATCCGAGGGTCCAACCCAACGACCATAGGAGTTGACGATATTAGCTTGACAGAAATACGACATACTACAACTG GTAGCGGAGGATCGAACGGCGCAGTGGCACCTGCAGTATCATCAGTCCTTTGTGTTATTGGTATTTGCTTGGTGGTGACATGCTACGTCTTCTGGAGAAAGAG ACGCGGAACAAACAAGACCGATGATAAAGAACCAGGTAACAATGATGACCTGTACATCAACCCAATATACTCATCCCAGGATACTACTCACTTCAAACATGACCTCCTGACTCGGCCTCCTGTAGGTACCCATCCTCAAGAAACGAACAAAGCTCAAGAAGATACAGAGGAATGCGTGGAATACGAAGGATATGTCGGGCAAGGTTCTCCTCTGCACCGTTGTCCTTCTTCAGACATTGATCTTAGCAGATATTCAAATAAACGCGATCACTCTAGTCAAGAAGGGCGATTGGATGTCGGCATCGCCGCTGATGAGGAAAACGAACAAAGCTCTGATGATCTTGAACGGGTTACAGAATCACCGTTTTACGAGAACTATACAGCATCGGAGACCACATATGAGGCGAAAGGGGCACCTATGTATTACAGCTACGAGGGCGGTAATAGTGGACAAGGGCAAAATTCTGCCACTGAAAACGGCCGGATTGAGGACTTTGAACCTCTATATAGCGAAGAAGTATATGGCGATTTTCAGTAG